The following proteins are co-located in the Nocardioides piscis genome:
- a CDS encoding inositol-3-phosphate synthase, protein MGSVRVAIVGVGNCATSLVQGVEYYKDADPTGSVPGLMHVKFGDYHVNDVKFVAAFDVDDKKVGKDLSEAINASENNTIKICDVPTVGVEVQRGPTMDGLGKYYRMTIDESPAEPVDVVAALKAAQVDVVVSYLPVGSEEADKFYAQCAIDAGCGFVNALPVFIASDPEWAKKFEDAGVPIVGDDIKSQVGATITHRVMAKLFEDRGVALDRTYQLNVGGNMDFKNMLERERLESKKVSKTQAVTSNLKGELADKVSDRNVHIGPSDYVAWLDDRKWAYVRLEGRAFGDAPINLEYKLEVWDSPNSAGIIIDAVRAAKIAMDRGVGGPIIPASTYLMKSPPVQMPDDLGRAELEKFIAGE, encoded by the coding sequence ATGGGGTCCGTACGAGTAGCAATCGTGGGAGTCGGCAACTGCGCGACGTCCCTCGTCCAGGGTGTCGAGTACTACAAGGACGCTGACCCCACGGGGAGCGTCCCCGGCCTGATGCACGTCAAGTTCGGTGACTACCACGTCAACGACGTGAAGTTCGTCGCCGCCTTCGACGTCGACGACAAGAAGGTCGGCAAGGACCTCTCGGAGGCCATCAACGCCTCGGAGAACAACACGATCAAGATCTGCGACGTCCCCACCGTGGGCGTCGAGGTCCAGCGTGGGCCGACCATGGACGGTCTCGGCAAGTACTACCGCATGACCATCGACGAGTCGCCGGCCGAGCCGGTCGACGTCGTGGCTGCCCTCAAGGCCGCCCAGGTCGACGTGGTCGTCTCCTACCTCCCCGTCGGCTCGGAGGAGGCGGACAAGTTCTATGCCCAGTGCGCCATCGACGCCGGTTGTGGCTTCGTCAACGCGCTTCCCGTCTTCATCGCCTCCGACCCCGAGTGGGCCAAGAAGTTCGAGGACGCGGGCGTGCCGATCGTCGGCGACGACATCAAGTCCCAGGTCGGCGCGACCATCACCCACCGGGTGATGGCCAAGCTGTTCGAGGACCGCGGAGTGGCGCTCGACCGCACCTACCAGCTCAACGTCGGCGGCAACATGGACTTCAAGAACATGCTCGAGCGCGAGCGCCTGGAGTCGAAGAAGGTCTCCAAGACCCAGGCCGTCACGTCCAACCTCAAGGGCGAGCTCGCGGACAAGGTCAGCGACCGCAACGTCCACATCGGCCCGTCCGACTACGTCGCGTGGCTCGACGACCGCAAGTGGGCCTACGTCCGCCTCGAGGGCCGCGCGTTCGGTGACGCCCCGATCAACCTCGAGTACAAGCTCGAGGTCTGGGACTCCCCCAACTCGGCCGGCATCATCATCGACGCCGTGCGCGCCGCGAAGATCGCCATGGACCGCGGTGTCGGTGGTCCGATCATCCCCGCGTCGACATACCTGATGAAGAGCCCGCCGGTGCAGATGCCCGACGACCTCGGCCGCGCCGAGCTGGAGAAGTTCATCGCCGGGGAGTGA
- a CDS encoding PadR family transcriptional regulator has product MSRRAETIELAVLGLLHEGPMHGYELRKRLNLMLGWGRVLSYGSLYPALKKMLRANLIEEATTTTQVTRRPRIVYQVTEAGHAEFERLMSEVGPAAWEDDNFGIRFAFFSSTDMEIRLRVLEGRRTRLQERLERVQQDLERTQAEVNRYAAELQRHGVESVEREVRWLSDLISAERGEATQTTDK; this is encoded by the coding sequence ATGTCACGCCGCGCAGAGACCATCGAGCTGGCAGTCCTCGGGCTGCTGCACGAGGGGCCGATGCACGGCTACGAGCTGCGCAAGCGGCTCAACCTGATGCTGGGATGGGGCCGGGTGCTGTCCTACGGCTCGCTCTACCCGGCTCTGAAGAAGATGCTCAGGGCCAACCTCATCGAGGAGGCCACGACCACCACCCAGGTGACGCGGCGACCGCGGATCGTCTACCAGGTGACCGAGGCCGGCCATGCCGAGTTCGAGCGCCTCATGTCGGAGGTGGGTCCTGCCGCCTGGGAGGACGACAACTTCGGCATCCGGTTCGCGTTCTTCTCCTCCACCGACATGGAGATCAGGCTGCGGGTGCTCGAGGGTCGCCGGACGCGGCTGCAGGAACGACTGGAACGCGTCCAGCAGGACCTCGAACGCACGCAGGCCGAAGTCAACAGGTATGCCGCAGAACTGCAGCGCCACGGGGTCGAGTCGGTCGAGAGAGAAGTCCGCTGGCTCTCCGACCTGATCTCTGCCGAACGCGGCGAGGCAACCCAGACCACAGACAAGTGA
- a CDS encoding transglycosylase domain-containing protein, which yields MTKRRADGPPVKRRPTKPTRTRGERTRGILKKLLVLGVVGLLVATGVLVVLYQTIEIPDENEAFKAQTTFVYYSGGKDELGTYYDDQNRVSIPLREMPQTMQDAVVAAENRTFWTDPGLDFKGILRAAFSNAQGNARQGASTITQQYVKILYLTSERSYTRKLKEAIVSLKIRNQLSKNEILEGYLNTIYFGRGAYGIQAAADAFFGKEAKDLSLRESAVLATTLNNPSRYDPAEGREAKRELKDRYAYVLDGMAEMGTISAEEAERAQKRLPKFPEVAAQSQYGGQRGHALKLVKSELLRLGFDQQEIDGGGLRVTTTFTREAMAAAQEGVLEQRPDGFSDKQLHVGAATVEVGNGALRGFYGGQDYLDSQFNWAVSGGQGGSTMKIAALVAAIKDGYSLRDTFEGNSPYILPDGTDVENQGDTDYGSAISMVSAAENSVNTAFIDMTLGMDDGPEKIISAANDLGIPPGKASRKTTGIPNSSPGLEPITGVALGNATVSPINMANAYATIAAGGERSTVHVVERVVDASGEERYAWKNDSKRTIDEDIAADVSYALQQVVQSGSGTSALALGRPAAGKTGTATNGDGEVSSAWFAGYTPQLATAVMYVRGKGNEQLEGWLPSYFGGAYPADTWTAIMQTLMADMEVEDFPEPAYVDGDAPDESHEYVEPTETTTFTPSPSPTRKPTKKPTKKSPKPEPTETETPTPVPTETVTPTPTETLIPEPPPSSTPPPSETPPPSETPPGQAATPGSGTTTTTSPRRRS from the coding sequence GTGACCAAGCGCAGAGCCGACGGTCCTCCCGTCAAACGTCGTCCGACCAAGCCCACCCGGACGCGCGGTGAGCGGACCCGTGGGATCCTCAAGAAGCTGCTCGTCCTCGGCGTCGTGGGCCTGCTGGTCGCCACGGGTGTGCTGGTCGTCCTCTACCAGACCATCGAGATCCCCGACGAGAACGAGGCCTTCAAGGCGCAGACGACGTTCGTCTACTACAGCGGCGGCAAGGACGAGCTCGGCACCTACTACGACGACCAGAACCGGGTCTCCATCCCGCTTCGCGAGATGCCGCAGACGATGCAGGACGCCGTGGTCGCTGCCGAGAACCGGACGTTCTGGACCGACCCGGGCCTCGACTTCAAGGGCATCCTGCGTGCGGCCTTCTCCAACGCGCAGGGCAACGCCCGTCAGGGCGCCTCGACCATCACCCAGCAGTACGTCAAGATCCTCTACCTCACGAGCGAGCGCAGCTACACGCGCAAGCTCAAGGAGGCCATCGTCTCGCTCAAGATCCGCAACCAGCTGAGCAAGAACGAGATCCTCGAGGGCTACCTCAACACCATCTACTTCGGCCGCGGCGCCTACGGCATCCAGGCGGCGGCCGATGCCTTCTTCGGCAAGGAGGCCAAGGACCTGAGCCTGCGCGAGAGCGCCGTTCTTGCCACCACCCTCAACAACCCGTCGCGCTACGACCCAGCGGAGGGCCGCGAGGCCAAGCGTGAGCTCAAGGACCGCTACGCCTACGTCCTGGACGGCATGGCGGAGATGGGGACCATCTCGGCCGAGGAGGCTGAGCGGGCGCAGAAGCGGCTGCCGAAGTTCCCCGAGGTCGCAGCCCAGAGCCAGTACGGCGGCCAGCGCGGCCACGCCCTCAAGCTGGTCAAGTCCGAGCTGCTGCGGCTCGGCTTCGACCAGCAGGAGATCGACGGCGGCGGCCTGCGGGTGACCACCACCTTCACCCGCGAGGCGATGGCGGCCGCCCAGGAGGGCGTGCTCGAGCAGCGCCCCGACGGCTTCAGCGACAAGCAGCTGCACGTCGGCGCGGCGACTGTCGAGGTCGGCAACGGCGCGCTCCGCGGGTTCTACGGCGGGCAGGACTACCTCGACTCGCAGTTCAACTGGGCGGTCTCCGGCGGCCAGGGCGGGTCGACGATGAAGATCGCGGCACTCGTGGCCGCCATCAAGGACGGCTATTCGCTCCGGGACACCTTCGAGGGCAACTCGCCCTACATCCTCCCCGACGGCACCGACGTCGAGAACCAGGGCGACACCGACTACGGGTCGGCGATCTCGATGGTCTCGGCGGCCGAGAACTCGGTCAACACCGCCTTCATCGACATGACCCTGGGCATGGACGACGGGCCGGAGAAGATCATCAGTGCCGCGAACGACCTGGGGATCCCGCCGGGCAAGGCGAGCCGCAAGACCACCGGCATCCCCAACTCCTCCCCGGGCCTCGAGCCCATCACGGGGGTCGCCCTGGGCAACGCGACGGTGAGCCCGATCAACATGGCCAACGCCTACGCGACCATCGCTGCCGGTGGTGAGCGGTCGACCGTGCACGTGGTCGAGCGCGTGGTCGACGCCTCCGGCGAGGAGCGCTACGCCTGGAAGAACGACAGCAAGCGCACGATCGACGAGGACATCGCCGCCGACGTCTCCTACGCCCTGCAGCAGGTCGTCCAGTCGGGTTCGGGCACGTCCGCCCTGGCCCTGGGGCGGCCGGCGGCCGGCAAGACGGGCACGGCCACCAACGGCGACGGCGAGGTGTCCTCGGCGTGGTTCGCCGGCTACACCCCGCAGCTCGCGACAGCCGTCATGTATGTCCGCGGGAAGGGCAACGAGCAGCTGGAGGGCTGGCTGCCCTCCTACTTCGGTGGCGCCTACCCGGCCGACACCTGGACCGCGATCATGCAGACGCTGATGGCGGACATGGAGGTCGAGGACTTCCCCGAGCCTGCCTACGTCGACGGGGACGCGCCTGACGAGAGCCACGAATACGTCGAGCCGACGGAGACGACCACCTTCACGCCGTCCCCGTCACCGACGCGCAAGCCCACCAAGAAGCCGACGAAGAAGTCTCCGAAGCCCGAGCCGACGGAGACCGAGACGCCGACCCCGGTGCCGACCGAGACGGTGACGCCGACGCCGACCGAGACGTTGATCCCGGAACCGCCCCCGTCGTCCACGCCCCCACCGTCCGAGACGCCTCCTCCGTCGGAGACTCCACCCGGACAGGCGGCCACGCCGGGGTCCGGGACCACCACGACGACGTCGCCCCGTCGCCGGTCCTGA
- a CDS encoding glycosyltransferase 87 family protein yields the protein MSGGADERGGVGMRQVAPTRDDDLVRSVSEVVGGPLGDHAGRHPWWTPLRVVLVLGALAMSLGIMAKAPCLDVAGETTTGRYAALCWTDTSTTYVASGFAEGLWPFTDDAQARARYAPSGLPPLPGYVAFVSQRITGLLSGSPDLDARGQVSVAEVAEQPEVQREAAIFSLVTAVLLAAAGLFAAALLSGVRRQRPWDAAAFAMAPVLIAFFPIAWDLLAAAAVAATLWAWARERRVLAGVAIGVGAAASPLVALLLVPAVAVLGRDRRWPQAGTVALAACATWLLLTLPAWASSPAAWRASWRGHVDGADIGSLWQLASEVTGRVPSTRVLLLALALALVCLAAVVGHLAWRARWSFASLGTLTIAVALFVSPTSSPGLALVLLPLAVVAVRSWTHLLVWQGCEIIHWAMLGFYLGGALAPAAGGDARAYWWGIAMRLGGLVWLIGATALVAGDAGPGSDDDDAVEAGRGEADPDLEVLADVRHPSA from the coding sequence ATGAGCGGGGGAGCAGACGAGCGCGGGGGCGTCGGGATGCGACAGGTCGCGCCGACGCGCGACGACGACCTGGTGCGTTCGGTCAGCGAGGTCGTGGGCGGGCCGCTCGGTGACCATGCGGGCCGACACCCGTGGTGGACCCCGCTGCGGGTGGTGCTGGTCCTGGGCGCGCTCGCGATGTCGCTGGGGATCATGGCCAAGGCGCCATGCCTCGACGTGGCGGGCGAGACCACCACCGGGCGCTATGCGGCGCTGTGCTGGACCGACACGTCGACGACCTATGTCGCCTCCGGCTTCGCCGAAGGACTCTGGCCCTTCACCGACGACGCGCAGGCGCGGGCCCGCTATGCCCCCTCAGGCCTGCCACCGCTCCCCGGCTATGTCGCCTTCGTCTCCCAGCGGATCACCGGCCTGCTGAGCGGTTCGCCCGACCTCGACGCCCGGGGCCAGGTCTCGGTCGCGGAGGTCGCCGAGCAGCCCGAGGTCCAGCGGGAGGCCGCGATCTTCTCCCTCGTGACCGCGGTCCTCCTCGCCGCGGCAGGACTGTTCGCCGCCGCACTGCTCAGCGGCGTACGGCGACAGCGACCCTGGGACGCTGCCGCCTTCGCGATGGCTCCCGTGCTCATCGCGTTCTTCCCGATCGCCTGGGACCTGTTGGCTGCTGCCGCGGTGGCCGCCACGCTGTGGGCGTGGGCACGCGAACGCCGCGTCCTCGCCGGGGTGGCCATCGGAGTGGGGGCGGCAGCCTCTCCACTCGTGGCGCTGCTGCTCGTCCCGGCCGTGGCGGTGCTGGGCAGGGACCGCCGCTGGCCACAGGCAGGGACGGTGGCGCTCGCGGCGTGCGCGACATGGTTGCTGCTCACCCTGCCGGCCTGGGCGAGCTCGCCCGCGGCGTGGCGGGCGTCCTGGCGGGGCCATGTCGACGGAGCAGACATCGGCTCGCTGTGGCAGCTGGCCAGCGAGGTCACCGGCCGCGTGCCGTCGACCAGGGTCCTGCTGCTCGCCCTCGCCCTGGCCCTGGTCTGCCTGGCCGCCGTCGTCGGCCACCTGGCCTGGCGGGCGCGCTGGTCGTTCGCCAGTCTCGGCACGCTGACGATCGCGGTCGCCCTGTTCGTGAGCCCCACGTCCTCGCCCGGCCTGGCGCTGGTGCTCCTCCCCCTGGCGGTGGTGGCGGTCCGCTCCTGGACCCATCTGCTGGTGTGGCAGGGGTGCGAGATCATCCACTGGGCGATGCTCGGGTTCTATCTCGGCGGTGCGCTGGCGCCCGCAGCCGGCGGTGATGCCCGCGCCTACTGGTGGGGCATCGCGATGCGCCTGGGTGGTCTGGTGTGGCTGATCGGCGCCACGGCCCTCGTCGCGGGTGACGCGGGTCCCGGCTCAGACGACGACGACGCGGTCGAAGCTGGTCGCGGTGAAGCGGACCCTGACCTCGAGGTCCTCGCCGACGTCAGGCACCCGTCCGCCTGA
- a CDS encoding alanine racemase: protein MGLELTVDGERWRRHLVEATRARPGIVPVAKGNGYGFGLGRLARRCAWLAERAADTGSALDLMAVGTYPEVSQVVDRFAGDVMVLTPWRPSGATGADPEPHGRRVIHTVSRPTDLEDLTTREPGARFVLEQLTSMRRHGMTRHELIEVARVIEDRKLPGLCGIAVHLPLNVSSHLAEVRRLLNDVVATGLRTRTVFVSHLSPAELTALRSEFGDFTIRPRVGTDLWLGDRTALKATATVLDVHPLERGETFGYRGRSLPRSGHLVIVSGGTAHGIGLEAPLGDQSLRNRAATIARSGLDAVGLVRSPFAIDGKQRLFAEPPHMQASMLFVPSGGRVPDVGEDLEVRVRFTATSFDRVVVV from the coding sequence ATGGGCCTCGAGCTGACGGTGGACGGCGAGCGCTGGCGGCGTCACCTGGTCGAGGCGACGCGTGCCCGGCCGGGCATCGTGCCGGTCGCGAAGGGCAACGGCTACGGCTTCGGCCTCGGTCGCCTGGCCCGCCGCTGCGCCTGGCTGGCCGAGCGGGCCGCCGACACCGGCTCAGCCCTCGACCTGATGGCGGTCGGCACCTATCCGGAGGTGTCGCAGGTCGTCGACCGGTTCGCCGGGGACGTCATGGTGCTGACGCCGTGGCGGCCCTCGGGTGCGACCGGAGCCGACCCGGAGCCGCACGGCCGGCGCGTGATCCACACCGTCAGTCGACCGACCGACCTCGAGGACCTCACCACCCGCGAGCCGGGGGCGCGCTTCGTGCTCGAGCAGCTGACCTCGATGCGGCGCCATGGCATGACGCGCCACGAGCTCATCGAGGTCGCGCGGGTGATCGAGGACCGGAAGCTGCCCGGCCTGTGCGGCATCGCGGTGCACCTGCCCCTCAACGTCTCGTCCCACCTGGCTGAGGTGCGCCGTCTCCTCAACGACGTGGTCGCGACCGGTCTGCGGACCCGCACCGTCTTCGTGAGCCACCTGAGCCCGGCCGAGCTCACCGCGCTGCGCTCGGAGTTCGGGGACTTCACTATCCGTCCCCGGGTCGGCACCGACCTGTGGCTCGGTGACCGCACTGCCCTCAAGGCCACCGCGACCGTTCTCGACGTGCATCCCCTCGAACGCGGCGAGACCTTCGGCTATCGCGGTCGTTCGCTGCCCAGGAGCGGACACCTGGTCATCGTCAGCGGAGGGACGGCCCACGGCATCGGCCTCGAGGCCCCCCTCGGCGACCAGTCGCTGCGCAACCGGGCCGCGACGATCGCCCGCAGCGGCCTCGACGCCGTCGGCCTGGTCCGGTCACCCTTCGCGATCGACGGCAAGCAGCGGCTCTTCGCCGAGCCGCCCCACATGCAGGCCTCGATGCTGTTCGTGCCGTCAGGCGGACGGGTGCCTGACGTCGGCGAGGACCTCGAGGTCAGGGTCCGCTTCACCGCGACCAGCTTCGACCGCGTCGTCGTCGTCTGA
- a CDS encoding lipid II:glycine glycyltransferase FemX, protein MTSPRPSDRPTPLTVRPITSAEHRDFIAARPSASFLQTPAWARVKPEWRAESLGWLRDGELVGVALVLYRQLPKVKRFLAYLPEGPVIDWSDEDLAGWLEPLSRHVKQQGAFGIRIGPPVITRRWTAAQVKEGIADEGVRRLGDVAPSERSRVGASVVAQLEELGWRPQSVEGGFAAGQPQFNFVIPLVTEDGAARTEDDVLKGMNQQWRRNIKKAAKAGVVVEQGTREDLKAFHDLYVHTAGRDGFTPRGIGYFETMYDALSAEAPERISLWLARHEDDLVASTISIRVGTHAWYSYGASSTEKRDVRGSNAVQWEMIRHALASGASVYDLRGITDTLDSDDSHVGLIQFKVGTGGEAVEHVGEWDLPLNKALYAAFDLYMSRRK, encoded by the coding sequence GTGACAAGCCCCCGTCCCAGCGACCGTCCCACCCCCCTGACGGTGCGCCCGATCACCTCGGCCGAGCACCGTGACTTCATTGCCGCCCGGCCCAGCGCCAGCTTCCTCCAGACGCCCGCCTGGGCCCGGGTGAAGCCGGAGTGGCGCGCCGAGAGCCTGGGGTGGCTCCGTGACGGCGAGCTGGTGGGGGTCGCCCTCGTCCTCTATCGCCAGCTGCCCAAGGTCAAGCGCTTCCTCGCCTACCTGCCCGAGGGACCCGTCATCGACTGGTCCGACGAGGACCTCGCCGGGTGGCTCGAGCCGCTGAGCCGCCACGTGAAGCAGCAGGGCGCCTTCGGCATCCGCATCGGACCTCCCGTGATCACCCGCAGGTGGACCGCGGCCCAGGTCAAGGAGGGCATCGCCGACGAGGGCGTGCGCCGGCTCGGCGACGTGGCCCCGTCGGAGCGTTCGCGCGTCGGGGCGAGTGTCGTCGCCCAGCTCGAGGAGCTCGGCTGGCGGCCGCAGTCCGTCGAGGGCGGCTTCGCAGCGGGCCAGCCGCAGTTCAACTTCGTCATCCCGCTCGTCACCGAGGACGGGGCGGCCCGCACCGAGGACGACGTCCTCAAGGGCATGAACCAGCAGTGGCGTCGCAACATCAAGAAGGCCGCCAAGGCGGGCGTCGTGGTCGAGCAGGGGACCCGCGAGGACCTCAAGGCCTTCCACGACCTCTATGTCCACACTGCCGGGCGCGACGGGTTCACCCCGCGCGGCATCGGCTACTTCGAGACGATGTACGACGCCCTCTCGGCCGAGGCTCCCGAGCGGATCAGCCTCTGGCTGGCCCGCCACGAGGACGACCTGGTCGCCAGCACCATCAGCATCAGGGTCGGGACGCACGCGTGGTACTCCTACGGCGCGAGCTCCACCGAGAAGCGCGACGTCCGCGGCTCCAACGCCGTGCAGTGGGAGATGATCCGCCACGCCCTGGCCAGTGGCGCGTCCGTCTACGACCTGCGCGGCATCACCGACACGCTGGACTCCGACGACTCCCACGTCGGACTCATCCAGTTCAAGGTCGGGACCGGTGGCGAGGCCGTCGAACATGTCGGCGAGTGGGACCTGCCCCTCAACAAGGCGCTCTACGCGGCCTTCGACCTCTACATGTCCAGGCGCAAGTGA
- a CDS encoding class F sortase, whose protein sequence is MPDRSNLGQRLAPVGGALAALLLIITGWTLWNRPASDGPTADRSSSGALADLPTAASAPASPGSPRRIVVPALSVDAPVDPILATDRTLTPPADPQRIGWWADGARPGDRRGTALLTGHTVSTGGGALDDLEDLVAGDRLEVSSSRGSIDYTVASVEIISTSEVAARHRELFDQGGAPRLVLVTCEDWDGEAYQSSVVVTASPTSAG, encoded by the coding sequence GTGCCTGATCGCTCGAACCTCGGCCAGCGCCTCGCCCCTGTGGGCGGGGCGCTGGCCGCTTTGCTGCTCATCATCACCGGGTGGACCCTGTGGAACAGGCCCGCGTCGGACGGTCCGACCGCAGACCGTTCGTCCAGCGGTGCCCTCGCCGACCTCCCGACAGCCGCGAGCGCGCCGGCGAGCCCGGGTTCACCGCGCCGCATCGTCGTCCCTGCGCTGTCCGTGGACGCGCCTGTCGACCCGATCCTCGCCACCGACCGGACCTTGACACCGCCGGCCGACCCGCAGCGGATCGGCTGGTGGGCGGACGGTGCCCGACCCGGTGACCGGCGCGGGACGGCGCTGCTCACGGGGCACACCGTGAGCACGGGGGGCGGTGCCCTCGACGACCTCGAGGACCTCGTCGCCGGCGACCGGCTCGAGGTGTCGAGCAGCCGCGGCAGCATCGACTACACCGTGGCGTCGGTCGAGATCATCTCGACGAGCGAGGTCGCCGCCCGCCATCGAGAGCTGTTCGACCAGGGCGGAGCCCCTCGCCTCGTGCTGGTCACCTGCGAGGACTGGGACGGCGAGGCATACCAGAGCAGCGTCGTGGTGACCGCCTCTCCCACCTCCGCTGGCTGA
- a CDS encoding deoxyribonuclease IV: MTIQIGAHVDQTDPIGEAQARQAPLVQFFLGDPQSYKGPEVRHADGPAALRSAAEAAGVDLYVHAPYIVNVATTNNRIRIPSRKLLQQHVDAAAEIGAKGLIVHGGHVNAADDPSVGFDNWRKAVDATDLKVPLLIENTAGGDNAMTRYLDRIAGVWDAIAACEQADMVGFCLDTCHAHAGGNPLETVVADVVAITGRIDLVHCNDSRDDFDSGADRHANLGAGRIDPDLLAAVIRDAGAPVLLETPGPAAAHLDDIAWLRERV, from the coding sequence ATGACGATCCAGATCGGCGCCCACGTCGACCAGACCGACCCGATCGGGGAGGCGCAGGCGCGCCAGGCGCCCCTCGTGCAGTTCTTCCTCGGCGACCCGCAGAGCTACAAGGGCCCCGAGGTCCGTCATGCCGACGGCCCGGCCGCGCTCCGGTCGGCCGCCGAGGCCGCGGGCGTCGACCTCTATGTCCACGCCCCCTACATCGTCAACGTCGCCACCACCAACAACCGCATCCGGATCCCCAGCCGCAAGCTGCTCCAGCAACACGTCGACGCAGCCGCGGAGATCGGCGCCAAGGGGCTGATCGTCCACGGCGGACACGTCAACGCCGCCGACGACCCGAGCGTCGGTTTCGACAACTGGCGCAAGGCCGTGGACGCCACCGACCTCAAGGTGCCGCTGCTGATCGAGAACACCGCTGGCGGCGACAACGCGATGACCCGCTACCTCGACCGGATCGCCGGGGTGTGGGACGCGATCGCTGCGTGCGAGCAGGCCGACATGGTCGGCTTCTGCCTCGACACCTGCCACGCGCACGCCGGCGGCAACCCGCTCGAGACGGTGGTCGCCGACGTGGTGGCGATCACCGGACGCATCGACCTCGTGCACTGCAACGACAGCCGTGACGACTTCGACTCCGGTGCCGACCGGCATGCCAACCTCGGGGCGGGTCGCATCGACCCCGATCTCCTCGCGGCGGTGATCCGCGACGCGGGGGCGCCGGTCCTGCTCGAGACCCCGGGCCCCGCTGCAGCCCACCTCGACGACATCGCCTGGTTGCGCGAGCGGGTCTGA
- a CDS encoding serine/threonine-protein kinase — MRTAPLHRTVIAGRYAMLDQIGAGGMGTVWRARDERTGRVVAVKVLGQHNAALLIRFVREQAVRVRHPHVVAPISWAADDDLVVLAMDLVAGGSVQDLLDEHGPLPVGHAAVLLEQLLGALAAVHAAGLVHRDVKPANLLLEPTGDGAPHLRLGDFGVAAPIADSRYTTVPGAIGTDGYMAPEQARGALPDPSQDLYAVGRVGLQLITGLPPDRQGAIGSGPLRPLLDRLLVVDPEQRLASAEAALRLLRRLDIPANPVRLCLIDARRPDGPDVPTPTRLHGRSSGPAER; from the coding sequence ATGCGTACGGCGCCTCTCCACCGCACGGTCATCGCTGGTCGCTACGCCATGCTCGACCAGATCGGCGCCGGCGGGATGGGCACGGTGTGGCGGGCCCGCGACGAGCGCACCGGCCGGGTGGTCGCCGTCAAGGTGCTCGGGCAGCACAACGCCGCCCTGCTGATCAGGTTCGTCCGGGAGCAGGCGGTGCGCGTGCGCCACCCCCACGTGGTCGCGCCCATCAGCTGGGCCGCAGACGACGACCTCGTCGTCCTGGCCATGGACCTCGTCGCCGGCGGTTCGGTGCAGGACCTCCTCGACGAGCACGGTCCTCTGCCGGTCGGACATGCCGCCGTCCTGCTCGAGCAGCTCCTCGGCGCGCTCGCCGCGGTGCACGCGGCCGGCCTGGTCCACCGCGACGTCAAGCCGGCCAACCTGCTGCTCGAGCCCACCGGCGACGGCGCCCCGCACCTGCGGCTCGGTGACTTCGGTGTCGCGGCCCCGATCGCCGACTCCCGCTACACCACGGTCCCGGGAGCGATCGGCACCGACGGCTACATGGCGCCCGAGCAGGCTCGCGGCGCGCTGCCCGACCCCTCTCAGGATCTCTACGCGGTGGGTCGCGTCGGCCTGCAGCTGATCACCGGGCTGCCGCCCGACCGTCAGGGTGCCATCGGCTCGGGTCCACTGCGCCCGCTGCTCGACAGGCTGCTGGTCGTCGACCCGGAGCAGCGTCTCGCGTCCGCGGAGGCCGCGCTGCGCCTGCTGAGACGGCTCGACATCCCCGCGAACCCGGTCCGCCTGTGCCTGATCGATGCCCGTCGCCCGGACGGCCCCGACGTCCCCACGCCGACGCGGCTGCATGGACGGTCGTCGGGGCCTGCGGAGCGTTGA
- the rpsF gene encoding 30S ribosomal protein S6 encodes MTRAYEVMVILDPSLEERTIEPSLDKYLNVIRKDGGTVDNVDVWGRRRLAYEVKKNAEGIYAVITLQAEPATVKEFERQLTLNESILRTKVMRPDAH; translated from the coding sequence ATGACGCGTGCCTACGAAGTGATGGTGATCCTCGACCCCAGTCTCGAGGAGCGCACCATCGAACCGTCCCTGGACAAGTACCTCAACGTCATCCGCAAGGACGGCGGCACTGTCGACAACGTCGACGTGTGGGGTCGCCGTCGCCTGGCCTACGAGGTCAAGAAGAACGCCGAGGGCATCTATGCCGTCATCACGCTGCAGGCAGAGCCGGCGACGGTCAAGGAGTTCGAGCGTCAGCTGACGCTCAACGAGTCCATCCTGCGCACCAAGGTCATGCGTCCCGACGCCCACTGA